A region of the Salvia splendens isolate huo1 chromosome 11, SspV2, whole genome shotgun sequence genome:
ACCTATTACACTACTATGGATTTTTGTCCACCTCCCAAAACGTAGGTCCGGCAAAATGAGATGTAAATCCTTGGCACAAAAGATATATGCTAGCATATCATAGTTTACAGAAGTTTTCATCACTGTAGGCAATAGTTAGAAGTTGGGACGCCTGATGTTGTGAGGCCACCATCCGAGAGGCGAGTTGGACGCAACGGAACTCGCATTAGGTGATCGAGCAGAGGGTCCAGTGTCATCTGTCTTCGCTGCAGCTGCCCTCGGCAATACCCGGGTACGCTCGAGGTGAGTTAGCAGCCTCCCATCTGGGGCAATGTCGATGAAATACATGCCGACGTCATTGGTTGACTCCTGATCATGTTGAGGTGCGGCATCTTCCGCAAATAGTTTACGTCGAATCATTTGCGGGGGTAACATCATGGGCGAGTTCACCTCAGCTACGAAGCCACTAACCTCGTAGCACGACGGTTCATCAGTAGGGATCTCCTCGGTACAGTCAGAAAGCACGATGATTTCAACTTCTTTCTCCTCCTTGACGTCGTCCATTCCGTACAAGCACGCCAACTGCGGGAAGTGGGGATCATCTCGGTGGTAGTAAGCTGCCGCAAATGGAGTTTTCTACACAAGTAACTTTGCTCAGGAGTTGCACGCACACATTAAAAACCATTTTTGAGCATACTTACCTTCAGAATTTCCTCCCAGATCACATCAGACGCCCGCACCACCTTAGCCTCCACGTCATATGATGCGCCTTTGTTCTTCGTAACCGCCTTGAAGGTGGTGTACCTCTGCTTTAGGAAGTCGAGACGTTGTTTGATGTCCACCTCGGTCAGCATAATGTTGGTTTTAGTTTGCACTGCGTGCTGCGCCTTCTCAAAAAACCAATGTGGAAAGTCATCGAACTTCCACTGGGTCTCCCTTTCAGTTTGTTGATCGTGTTTAGTACGACGTCATCGAGCTCCATGGTCCAAACGCCGTAGTACAGGTACACAGCTTGCTGAGGAATATGCATTCTGTATGTGTAAAAAGGAATGGAATTTGGACTAAATAACAACGAGCTGGTTTGATGGATTTCTTAAATAGAGGTTGGTACATTGATTAGTTTGAAAGACTTGTATCTACTTATCTGCATCATTTATTTGTTCCCACATTTATGAGAGTATGTGTAGGTGGATATATGAACTCCTTATTTTGCCTATTTGAGTTGTTAACATCTACTGATGAAGGTGGGTAGATTGAGGAAAAAAGGTGAGTATTTGATTGTGGATTTGACGTATTCCCACCTCACTTGGGAAGATAGCTTTAAAAAAATGGATGGATAGACCTCAATTTATAAATGGAAGTGGGTGACGTCTCATCTAATATCATTGACTACTTGGTGGAAATTCATTTACCCCACATTTTGAACGGGTCCCACTTCATGAGCAATCAAGCAAAATTGACCCAAATTTCGGACAGTCCAATTTTCATCTCCCGCGCATTCTGAATAAGACGCATTCAAATAGAAAGCTTACCTCATTTTCAAACCTTCTGAATTAGAGATAGCCACACCAGTGAAGGACATCCGTGCGCTTACAGATCGCATTCTGAAGTACGAGGTAAATACCAATCTTCTCGTTCCAAGCTTGTCAGATTTTCGCCTCATAGCAGCAATTACACCTAGGTATTGTTTGTTTCCTGACTTTGAATTGGAGCAGCCACTTTGATTTGGGTAGTGTTAGCCGTTTAATTTGTTGTCCCTACTTTGATGTTATACAAATCGGTTTAGTTGATGGTCCAGCTTCACTTTTTAACTATATGTAATTCAAGAGTAACCTTCAACTCTGTGTCATAACTTTCTTCTGCACTGTTGTATATGCCCAATTTGATAAAGGAGTATGCCAGAACCTTGGTCAGTAATATGTGTGTAATTCTGAAATGGTCAATTTGTGCAGCTTGAAGTAGGTGTCATGGCTGATCCCATACGCCGTAGTGGAGTCCGATCGCTAGGAATACCATCCCATGGCTGGACAGCAAACACAGGCCCCCCGCCGCATAAATTTCGAAAAGGTGATCGAACCCGGAGGATATGGAGTGCCCGAGAAGAGGAGATCTTGGCTGCATCAATGCTTGAGCTACTTGCTCAAGGATGGAAATCTGACAATGGCTTTCGTACTGGTTATTTGGGGAAGATTAAAGACTCGCTACGCAAGGAATTTCCGAATACCGACCTAAAAGGCACGCCCCATATCACATCCAGGATCAGCGCGTGGAAGAAGAGCTACACGAGCCTAACAAAAATACTAGGGAGGAGTGGCGTGGGATTCAATTCGGATGGGCAATATATGATTGAATGTGACGACGATCAGTGGGAGGCAATCGTCCAGGTATGGAAAAGGTTTAGTGGGTATTTCGTACTTTTAGTTTTCGAACAACTAGGTTAGCACAAACTGTGCGACACCATTGGGTTAGTGGCTTGTATTCTGATGTCATCGTGTGACTATTTAGGCTGATAAGGATGCGAAGTTCATGCGGGGCAAGTCATGGCCTTTATGGGAAACATGGAAGGCCATTTTCGGGAAGGATCGTGCTAACGGTGCAGGGGCAGAACAGGTTGATGATGCGGTTCACCGTATGCGGGGCAATGGGCCAAGTGGTAGTGAGGTCAACGAGAACGATTTCCCAGGCGCCCAGGACCAAGATTCCGATAACGTTATTCCTCTGTCACAGGCGTCGGGCTTTGAAGGCTACAACTCCGGTAATAATGGGAAACAAGCTTCCATCAACAAGTCCGGGGGGAGTCAGAA
Encoded here:
- the LOC121753770 gene encoding uncharacterized protein LOC121753770 encodes the protein MLTEVDIKQRLDFLKQRYTTFKAVTKNKGASYDVEAKVVRASDVIWEEILKKTPFAAAYYHRDDPHFPQLACLYGMDDVKEEKEVEIIVLSDCTEEIPTDEPSCYEVSGFVAEVNSPMMLPPQMIRRKLFAEDAAPQHDQESTNDVGMYFIDIAPDGRLLTHLERTRVLPRAAAAKTDDTGPSARSPNASSVASNSPLGWWPHNIRRPNF
- the LOC121753769 gene encoding uncharacterized protein LOC121753769, with translation MADPIRRSGVRSLGIPSHGWTANTGPPPHKFRKGDRTRRIWSAREEEILAASMLELLAQGWKSDNGFRTGYLGKIKDSLRKEFPNTDLKGTPHITSRISAWKKSYTSLTKILGRSGVGFNSDGQYMIECDDDQWEAIVQADKDAKFMRGKSWPLWETWKAIFGKDRANGAGAEQVDDAVHRMRGNGPSGSEVNENDFPGAQDQDSDNVIPLSQASGFEGYNSGNNGKQASINKSGGSQKRKHLVADASLMEFLSNLHAETNARLEVISSRIGYEFDLGKAKQDVFDKLETVEGLTLDQRYELCNILSDKPQRLEVFMGMRAGARLGYLLKLIEENQKVM